The following coding sequences lie in one Rutidosis leptorrhynchoides isolate AG116_Rl617_1_P2 chromosome 4, CSIRO_AGI_Rlap_v1, whole genome shotgun sequence genomic window:
- the LOC139841383 gene encoding inorganic phosphate transporter 1-4-like, which yields MASSGNLQVFKALDGAKTQWYHFTAIVIAGMGFFTDAYDLFCISLVTKMLGRIYYHTPGSPKPGSLPPNVSAAVNGVALVGTLVGQLFFGWLGDKLGRKKVYGITLMLMCLCSIASGLSFGSNPTMVMSTLCFFRFWLGFGIGGDYPLSATIMSEYSNKKTRGGFIAAVFAMQGFGILGGGIFAIIISSVFDAKFKALSYEVDPIGSTVPEADYVWRIILMVGAVPAILTYYWRMKMPETARYTALVAKNANKAAEDMSKVLQMEIKPEQQKINQVVEKSGNSFGLFTKEFLKRHGLHLLGTTTTWFLLDIAYYSQNLFQKDIFTAIGWIPAAKKMNAIHEVYRIARAQTLIALCSTVPGYWFTVFLIDKIGRFKIQLLGFSMMTIFMFALAIPYNHWTHPQNNIGFVLLYSLTFFFANFGPNATTFVVPAEIFPARLRSTCHGISAASGKLGAIVGAFGFLYLAQNQDPAKADAGYPAGIGVKNALIVLGVINFLGTLCTFLVPESNGKSLEEMSRENEDEPTVVVSQV from the coding sequence ATGGCATCTAGCGGAAATTTACAAGTTTTTAAAGCACTTGATGGTGCAAAAACGCAATGGTATCACTTCACTGCAATAGTAATTGCTGGAATGGGCTTTTTTACTGATGCTTATGATCTCTTTTGCATCTCTTTGGTCACTAAAATGTTGGGCCGGATTTACTACCACACACCGGGCTCGCCCAAGCCCGGAAGTTTGCCACCAAACGTTTCTGCCGCCGTGAACGGAGTTGCCCTTGTCGGAACCCTAGTCGGCCAATTGTTTTTCGGGTGGCTCGGGGATAAGCTTGGGAGGAAAAAGGTTTATGGCATTACATTAATGCTTATGTGTCTTTGTTCGATTGCTTCGGGCTTGTCATTCGGGAGTAACCCAACTATGGTTATGTCTACTCTATGTTTTTTCCGGTTTTGGCTTGGGTTTGGAATCGGTGGTGATTACCCGCTATCGGCGACAATTATGTCCGAGTATTCGAATAAGAAAACCCGAGGAGGGTTTATAGCGGCTGTGTTTGCAATGCAAGGGTTTGGGATTTTAGGAGGCGGTATTTTTGCGATTATTATTTCATCGGTGTTCGATGCTAAATTTAAGGCTCTGAGTTACGAGGTTGATCCGATTGGTTCAACTGTCCCTGAGGCCGATTACGTGTGGAGAATTATTCTAATGGTGGGAGCGGTTCCCGCAATTTTGACTTATTATTGGCGGATGAAGATGCCTGAAACGGCTCGTTACACCGCCTTAGTGGCGAAAAACGCTAATAAGGCAGCTGAGGACATGTCGAAAGTTTTGCAAATGGAGATCAAACCCGAGCAACAAAAGATCAATCAAGTGGTCGAGAAGTCAGGTAACAGTTTCGGGCTTTTTACTAAGGAGTTTCTAAAACGACATGGGTTGCATTTACTCGGAACAACAACCACGTGGTTTTTACTCGACATCGCTTATTATAGTCAGAACTTGTTCCAAAAGGATATATTTACCGCCATCGGGTGGATCCCAGCCGCAAAAAAGATGAACGCAATTCACGAGGTGTACAGAATCGCTAGAGCCCAAACACTCATCGCGTTGTGCAGTACTGTACCCGGATACTGGTTTACTGTGTTTCTTATTGATAAAATCGGGCGCTTTAAAATTCAACTACTCGGGTTTTCAATGATGACAATCTTTATGTTCGCGTTAGCAATCCCTTACAACCATTGGACTCACCCGCAAAACAACATTGGGTTCGTGTTGTTATACTCGTTAACTTTCTTCTTCGCTAACTTCGGGCCAAATGCAACCACTTTTGTGGTCCCAGCTGAGATTTTTCCAGCCCGTTTGCGGTCAACTTGTCATGGTATTTCAGCTGCTTCGGGAAAGTTAGGTGCGATTGTTGGTGCTTTCGGGTTCTTATATTTGGCTCAGAATCAAGATCCGGCTAAGGCAGATGCAGGGTACCCTGCTGGTATTGGTGTCAAAAACGCACTGATTGTTTTGGGTGTGATCAACTTTTTGGGAACCTTGTGCACGTTTTTGGTGCCCGAATCGAATGGGAAGTCTCTCGAGGAGATGTCTAGAGAGAATGAAGACGAACCCACAGTAGTTGTTTCGCAAGTTTAA